The proteins below are encoded in one region of Streptomyces ficellus:
- a CDS encoding sensor histidine kinase, producing MSTGPARLREAARRTLRDARTPSGPPPRPTGRARRFDVLLALVLGVTTVYYGIDNAGVVVVREIAPGVRHVMPRPSGPGGLAFMVVLAVVASGALALRRRHPLAVLCVVTAATLATPHSVMRLTFYAFVIAVYSAAVYSPYRVATLAALPVSVVLVGTSGNARTPIVPNEYIALLILAPMAVAAVGLRTWKLRTAEGRTRLSALEREQAEALRRAVEHERARIARELHDVVTHNVSVMIIQAGAARKIMHTSPEQAGEALLAVEAGGRAAMTELRHVMGLLTMADDGERTDGGTDMAGAAAELAPQPGLDRLGALVGRVRDTGLPVDLAVTGPARSLPPGLELAAYRVVQEALTNTVKHASGATAAVTVEYGPERLRVEVTDTGGDVGAGAATGSGRGLIGLRERLAVYGGTLTTGRRLTGGYRVEALIPLEAP from the coding sequence ATGAGTACGGGGCCGGCGCGGCTGCGGGAAGCCGCCCGCCGGACGCTCCGCGACGCCAGGACCCCGAGCGGTCCGCCGCCCCGACCGACCGGGCGCGCCCGGCGGTTCGACGTGCTGCTGGCGCTGGTGCTCGGGGTCACCACCGTCTATTACGGGATCGACAACGCCGGTGTCGTGGTCGTGCGGGAGATCGCACCCGGCGTGCGGCACGTCATGCCGCGCCCGTCCGGCCCGGGCGGCCTGGCCTTCATGGTGGTCCTCGCGGTCGTCGCCTCGGGCGCCCTGGCGCTACGCCGCCGCCACCCGCTCGCCGTGCTGTGCGTCGTGACGGCCGCGACGCTGGCCACACCGCACAGCGTGATGCGGCTGACCTTCTACGCGTTCGTCATCGCCGTCTACAGCGCCGCCGTGTACAGCCCGTACCGGGTGGCCACCTTGGCGGCGCTGCCGGTGTCGGTCGTCCTGGTCGGCACCTCGGGGAACGCGCGGACGCCGATCGTCCCCAACGAGTACATCGCCCTGCTCATCCTGGCCCCGATGGCCGTGGCCGCCGTCGGCCTGCGCACCTGGAAGCTCCGAACCGCCGAGGGCCGCACCCGGCTCTCCGCCCTCGAACGCGAACAGGCCGAGGCGCTGCGCCGGGCCGTCGAGCACGAGCGGGCCAGGATCGCCCGCGAACTGCACGACGTCGTCACGCACAACGTCAGCGTGATGATCATCCAGGCCGGCGCCGCCCGCAAGATCATGCACACCTCCCCCGAGCAGGCCGGCGAGGCGCTGCTCGCCGTCGAGGCGGGCGGCCGGGCGGCCATGACCGAGTTGCGCCACGTCATGGGGCTGCTCACCATGGCCGACGACGGCGAACGGACCGACGGCGGTACGGACATGGCCGGTGCGGCGGCGGAACTGGCCCCGCAACCGGGCCTGGACCGGCTGGGGGCGCTCGTCGGACGGGTTCGGGACACGGGGCTGCCGGTCGACCTGGCCGTGACCGGGCCGGCCCGTTCCCTCCCGCCCGGTCTGGAGCTCGCCGCCTACCGCGTGGTCCAGGAGGCCCTGACCAACACCGTGAAGCACGCCTCCGGCGCCACCGCCGCCGTGACCGTCGAGTACGGGCCGGAACGGCTGCGGGTGGAGGTCACCGACACCGGGGGAGACGTGGGTGCGGGAGCGGCGACCGGCAGCGGGCGGGGCCTGATCGGCCTGCGCGAGCGCCTCGCCGTCTACGGCGGAACCCTGACCACCGGCCGCCGTCTGACCGGCGGCTACCGTGTGGAGGCCCTGATCCCCCTGGAGGCACCGTGA